The sequence CCCGCACAATCTTCTGGGACAACTCCCACTTCTCATCCGCCTTGCCCGCCAAAGACCCTTTCAGTTCCACAACCTTCGCAAACTGAGCCTGCGCCTGCGAAAATCTCAGCCCGTAGAAATAGGCCTCACCAAGATAGTACTCAGCAGACTCATTCCCCGGGTCAAGGCTGAGTGCACGGGTGAAGTCTTTTTCGGCTCTTTCCAGCCAATCCTTCACGTCCCTGTTGATCGTCCAGAATCGACCCCGGAAAATCCACACCACCTCATCCTTGCGAGCCAGATCAATACCCTTGTCGACAGCATCCCTCCCCTCCTTGAAATTCTTCAGGTACGCTTTTGTCAGGCCCAGACCACTCCAGCCCCGGGCAAATTTCCGGTCCAGATCTACAGACCTCTGAAAAGCGGTTAAGGCCGTCTGGTAGTCGCCATCGTCCAAACTGCGGACACCGAGTCGGTAGTGGTATTCAGGCGTATCAAGATCGGATTGCGAAACGGCCTTAGGTGCGCACCCGGTAAGACCATAGAGCACTATGATGGATAAAGGAAGGATTAATATGCTACGCATAATGCAAACTCCTTTGGTGGAAGGTTAACGTACTACACGGTAGGTACAAAGTCTGGAGAAAAGATAGGTATGGATGGCATCATCTGCAAGCCTATTGCCAATTCGGCCTCAAATCAGGGAATTAGGCCTTGCCGATATGGAGCCAACCACCGGCACGGACGGTACATCCAGTACCGGCGAGTATGGTTAGTGAAGCGACTCACTTTGCCTGGACGGTGAGGTCAAGGCCGGTCGGGCTCTCACCGACGATGAAAAGGGCGTAGTTGCCGAAGTCTCTTCCATCCAGCTGATAGCCCAAATCCTCGTTGCTCCCGGTATATTGAACTGCCAGGGTTACGATCCCGGCTGAGAAGCTCCGCTGATCAACTGATTGAATTCCCTCGATCTCGCTCTTCAATACTTCGATAATCTGCCGGCTTGATTGGTAGGTGACACCGGAAATCCGGAGCGTAAGGAGGCGGGCATTGGATTGTTCCAGGCTCCAGCGCCTGACTGTCTCGGCCATGAGATACGTACTGAGATTTTCAGCAGCGACTTTCAGCGCATTTACGCCGGCAGTGTTAGCATCAATATGGGTGCTTTTGCCATGAAAGGTTTCCTGGGCCAGGATCTGGGCGTTGTCAGCTCGGATAACCTGAGCGCTGATATTGGCCTGCCCTGACAGGCGGGTACCCAGCATGGGATGGGTAACAGCCTTGGAGCTGGCATTTCCCAGAATGATGTACTCGGCGCCGAACTCAGCTGCCATGCCTGCCGCCCGGGTCGGGTCTTGTTGCACGGAGGCCAGGTTCACGTTCCGCTGCTTCAGAGCTTCAGTCTGGCTGGGACTGACCACATCAAAGCCCCTCTCACTCATGAGCCGCCCGATTTCCGTCTCGGCAACAATGGAGGTGGGATCATCGATGTTCTGCTCTGCAATTAAAATCATGAACCGGGGGTGTCTCACCCATGACAATAGGAGGTCCAGGGCCAGCTGGTCCTTCACCACCTCATCGAGGATATCGGTGACTTCGGCACGAATGGTCACTGTCCACAGGCCATCGGGCCCCTGACTGGAGGAAGTCTCCTCAAAGGTTTTGACAAAGCCATTGGCTTTGCTCAGAATCCGATCCTCAGCCACCTGGAAATTCTTGACCAGGGTTTCGCTGGCCACCACCACGCCGACTCCCTTCTCTACGGCATCCCGTTTGGCCGCGGAGAGAGCCGCGTCATGGGTCATCCCCAACCCCTCGCCAATAACACTCTGGATTTGGGCGCTGAGGGAGGTTCCCAGCATCGCCAGGACCAAGAGAGAACAAAGGCTATAATACGCAGATTGTGATTGAAACGGCTTCAGACTAATCATAGTTAGTTTGCTCTTCCCGTTGTTAGTCCTATTGTTTAAACACGTTGACTGCATCTCAGAGATGCCCCCAGCAGGCCTCGGCGGTTGAGCGGGTGAAGGGAATCGAACCCTCGTATCCAGCTTGGGAAGCTGGTGTTCTACCATTGAACTACACCCGCCAATACAAAATCAATTTACCCGCCAGCTACTCACAAATCAAGGAACTTGGAGAATCTTCCCGCAAGAGTGGTTCCGCCAAATACATCCAGATATAGTCATAAAGATTGGTTTTCCATCAATATATTGTGTTTTAAATCACATTTTTACTTGCACCCCAGCTACAGGCATTCTACATTGAACCTGGCTTTTTCGGCCCACCATAGCCTTAATACTTGCCAATTATCCGTTTTCGACCGGGACCGCACAAGGAGCGAGAACGCTTAAAAGGAGAATATTGTCGAATGGCCAAAGCAATGGAGTTGTTCAGTACCTCCGATCCCGAGCAGAAGGCTGATGAGAAGACCAAGAGTATTCCAAGTGAACTGGAAGATTCTCTGGCTTCTATGGCCCGGGCCTCCCTGCCGCCCAAGACCCTCGAAGAGGAATGCCCCCCGAAGTACACCCTGGACGCCTACTATCAGGATGACGAGATTGCCAAAGACGTTCTCCGTAACAAATACCTGGCACCGCAGGAAAAGGATCCCTGGGACCTATGGGTACGCCAGGCTAGAGCCATCGCCAGTGTAGAACAGACAGAAGAATTAAGAAAGGAGTGGGAGCAGCGGTTTTTGCCTATTCTGGAAGACTTTCGCTTTGTACCCGGCGGCCGGATCATGCATGGCGCCGGACGAGAGGATATTAAAACCACCCTGAACAACTGCTATGTGGTGGCCATTACGGAAGACTCCATTCAGGCGATTTATCAAGCTGTCATTGACGAAGCGCTGACCTATAAGTACGGTGGTGGCTGCGGTCACGATCTGTCCCTTCTGCGACCATCCGGGTCTCCCATCAACGGCACGGGGGGGGAATCGTGCGGCCCCATAGGTTTCATGGACCTATTCAGCACCAACACCAATACAATCGCCCAGCACGGTCGTCGGGGAGCCAATATGCAAACCCTCCGGGTCGACCATCCCGATATTGAGAGGTTTGTCACTATCAAACGCGATCTGAACAAAGTGAAATACTCCAATATCTCCGTTCTGCTCACGCACGAGTTCATGCGTGCGGTGGAGGAGGGTGCGGATTTTGATCTTCGGTGGGCAGACAAGGTGTACCGTACGGTGCCGGCCCGGGATCTGTGGCATAAGATTATTGCTGCCGCTCACGCCAGCGCCGAGCCCGGCCTCATCTTCTGGGATACCATGAGAGACTACCACAATGGGGAGTACTGTAGTCCTCTGGTATCCACCAATCCCTGCGCTGAGCAGCCCTTGCCCGACGGCGGATGCTGCAACCTGGGGAGCATCAACCTGGAGCGATTCGTGGGGGAAGACGGGCAGTTCATGGAGGCCGAGTTTAAGGAAACAATAAAGGTAGCCACTCGTTTCCTGGATAACGTTATTGATTATAATATCGGCCGCCACGCTCTCCCCATCCAGAAGAAGAATGCCTTAGAGGATCGCCGCGTCGGGTTGGGGATTCTCGGCCTTGGCGACATGCTTTTGCGAATGGGCATTAAGTATGACAGTGAAGAGGCCCTGGCAACGGTAGACCATATCATGCGGAATATGCAGGAGACTGCCTACGAAACCTCTATCAGCCTGGCCGTGGAAAAGGGGTCCTTTCCCAACTTCAACTGGAAAGGCTACAGCAAGAGTAAGTTCGTACAGAACCTGCCAGAGAGGATCCGTAAAAGGATCAGGCAAAATGGCATCCGTAATGTCACCATTCTAACAGTGGCCCCTACTGGCTCTGGTGCCATTGTAGCACAGGTAACGTCCGGCATCGAGCCTATCTTCGCCACTTCCTATAAACGGCGCGTCAAGCAGAATGAGAGCTACGGGGAAACTTTCCGGGAATACATGGTCTACCACCCCATCATCAAAAACCTTTTCGGCACCGATCAGGATCTCCCTGAGTATGCAGTAACTGCCCATCAAATCGATCCTTATTTCCGGGTTAAGATGCAGGGAGTCATCCAGAAATATGTAGACAGTTCGATTTCCTCAACCGTCAACCTCGCGGAGGACATCGATGTCGGGACGGTGGCGGATATTTATATGACGGCCTATCATGAGGGACTAAAAGGCATCACTGTTTATCGGGAGGGCTCCCGCGAAGGAATTTTAATCTCTGACAAACGGGCCCAAGAAGAAAGGGATAGAACCACGCAAGGCCATGTAGCAGTCGGGGCATCCGACTGCCAAGCAACTACCGAGGCGACTTCATCCAGCACGGGCGCGGTGTTCACTCCTGAAGGTACGGAAGAGCCTGACCGGCCCCAGCTGCACCCTCGGTCGCGTCCTGAGATCACTAAGGGGGTAACACGGCGTGTACGGACAGGCGAGGGAAATCTGTACATCACCATCAACGAAGACGAGCGCGGTTTGTGTGAAGTCTTCACCACCATCGGCAAGGCCGGAGGAGTTGCCGCTACCCAAGCAGAGGCCATCAGTCGGCTCATTTCCTTAGCCCTGCGGTCAGGAGTAGACGCGCGAGAGATTGTGAAGCAACTCAAGGGCATCAGCGGGCCGAGTCCCACCTGGGAAAACGGCCGCCTCATCCTTTCCACGCCCGATGCTATCGGCCAAGCCCTGGATGACTATCTCGACCAGCGACCTAGGCAAAAGTGGGAAATCGTTGACAATGGCGCCACACTTCCCCAGGCATCCGGGCATGACACAAACCATCCGCCGGAGGAGGAAGGGCCTTACGAAGAAATTGCCTATAAAATCCTGACCACCTGCCCCGACTGCGGCAGCACCGTCATCCACGAGAGTGGCTGCGCAACCTGTCACAGTTGCGGTTACTCGAAGTGCTAACTCTCGCCGGCGAGCTCCGATAAGGCGTAAAAAAAAGCGGGTTAATTAACCCGCTTTTTTGACTTATATAAGTCCTGTTGGCCGAAAATCAATCGCTCATAAT comes from Candidatus Neomarinimicrobiota bacterium and encodes:
- a CDS encoding tetratricopeptide repeat protein; protein product: MRSILILPLSIIVLYGLTGCAPKAVSQSDLDTPEYHYRLGVRSLDDGDYQTALTAFQRSVDLDRKFARGWSGLGLTKAYLKNFKEGRDAVDKGIDLARKDEVVWIFRGRFWTINRDVKDWLERAEKDFTRALSLDPGNESAEYYLGEAYFYGLRFSQAQAQFAKVVELKGSLAGKADEKWELSQKIVR
- a CDS encoding adenosylcobalamin-dependent ribonucleoside-diphosphate reductase yields the protein MAKAMELFSTSDPEQKADEKTKSIPSELEDSLASMARASLPPKTLEEECPPKYTLDAYYQDDEIAKDVLRNKYLAPQEKDPWDLWVRQARAIASVEQTEELRKEWEQRFLPILEDFRFVPGGRIMHGAGREDIKTTLNNCYVVAITEDSIQAIYQAVIDEALTYKYGGGCGHDLSLLRPSGSPINGTGGESCGPIGFMDLFSTNTNTIAQHGRRGANMQTLRVDHPDIERFVTIKRDLNKVKYSNISVLLTHEFMRAVEEGADFDLRWADKVYRTVPARDLWHKIIAAAHASAEPGLIFWDTMRDYHNGEYCSPLVSTNPCAEQPLPDGGCCNLGSINLERFVGEDGQFMEAEFKETIKVATRFLDNVIDYNIGRHALPIQKKNALEDRRVGLGILGLGDMLLRMGIKYDSEEALATVDHIMRNMQETAYETSISLAVEKGSFPNFNWKGYSKSKFVQNLPERIRKRIRQNGIRNVTILTVAPTGSGAIVAQVTSGIEPIFATSYKRRVKQNESYGETFREYMVYHPIIKNLFGTDQDLPEYAVTAHQIDPYFRVKMQGVIQKYVDSSISSTVNLAEDIDVGTVADIYMTAYHEGLKGITVYREGSREGILISDKRAQEERDRTTQGHVAVGASDCQATTEATSSSTGAVFTPEGTEEPDRPQLHPRSRPEITKGVTRRVRTGEGNLYITINEDERGLCEVFTTIGKAGGVAATQAEAISRLISLALRSGVDAREIVKQLKGISGPSPTWENGRLILSTPDAIGQALDDYLDQRPRQKWEIVDNGATLPQASGHDTNHPPEEEGPYEEIAYKILTTCPDCGSTVIHESGCATCHSCGYSKC